The following are encoded together in the bacterium genome:
- a CDS encoding transposase, whose protein sequence is MPRNPKCFFNNTVLEITSSVQEGLPITVAAYMAVIIEGILAAASVKYSTTICHYIFMGNHFHMIIVVNNPADVPNFMRYIKGELGHAINNLLGNEQKSVWVSGYDSVVLLDPAKVLDRIAYFYLNPVRANLVEKCSEYPGVSSYRSLSSGVMHKTCKKISRDAIPTLPMSDLSFVEQGDLADKLLTGKGLNYTLSIFPWAFLKCFESTAKTDYRLYLKELLSTIQDRERGYSLNRKSPVVGVHALRLEIPRRRYESKRCGVKMICMTHDLEIRKNFISWFKIQAESARKTFAAWKVGDLHLKPPPGFFAPGGILLASALLPILVG, encoded by the coding sequence ATGCCAAGAAATCCAAAGTGCTTTTTTAATAATACAGTTCTTGAAATCACTAGCAGTGTCCAAGAAGGTCTTCCAATTACTGTTGCAGCTTATATGGCAGTAATTATTGAAGGAATCTTAGCTGCTGCGTCTGTAAAATATAGTACAACTATTTGCCATTACATTTTCATGGGCAATCATTTTCATATGATTATTGTTGTTAATAATCCAGCAGATGTTCCAAATTTTATGAGATACATAAAAGGTGAGCTCGGTCATGCAATTAATAATCTTTTAGGTAATGAGCAAAAAAGTGTTTGGGTATCAGGATATGATTCTGTGGTTTTACTTGATCCTGCAAAGGTGCTCGATCGGATAGCATATTTTTATCTTAATCCAGTAAGGGCTAATCTTGTTGAAAAATGTAGTGAATATCCTGGTGTATCTAGTTATCGGTCCCTAAGTAGTGGTGTGATGCACAAAACTTGCAAGAAAATTTCACGTGATGCAATTCCGACTCTGCCAATGTCTGACTTAAGTTTCGTCGAACAAGGTGATTTAGCTGATAAATTACTCACTGGTAAGGGGTTAAATTATACTTTGAGTATATTTCCCTGGGCATTTCTTAAGTGTTTTGAGAGCACGGCGAAAACAGACTACAGACTATATTTGAAAGAATTATTGTCTACAATTCAGGACAGAGAGCGTGGATATAGCCTCAATCGTAAGTCTCCAGTGGTTGGAGTCCATGCGCTTCGACTTGAAATTCCGCGTAGGCGTTACGAATCTAAGAGATGCGGTGTTAAAATGATCTGCATGACCCATGATTTAGAGATTAGGAAAAATTTCATTTCTTGGTTCAAAATCCAGGCCGAATCTGCGAGGAAGACTTTTGCTGCATGGAAAGTCGGAGATTTGCATCTAAAGCCACCTCCTGGTTTTTTCGCCCCTGGAGGCATACTTCTAGCGAGCGCGCTGCTGCCGATATTAGTCGGCTAA
- a CDS encoding SpoVR family protein, producing MMSLNLQDLEDWDNKVRALVDRYGLKCYPQEFEICDHFEMIGYMAYSGMPSRYSHWSYGKTYEIQKTMYDYGVGGLPYEMVINSSPCIAYLMRDNTDLLHILTIAHVYGHNDFFANNFMFRLGTNAPYVIEMFKNHAKRVRSYIEDPSIGINAVERILDSAHALSLQRTRNPGIRKLSHVEAVKREIDRANPPRDQYAEIHPQVERQSANIDKFPIEPEQNVLDFIAKHSSVLNSWERDLVSIVDQEAEYFIPQIETKIMNEGWASYWHYKLIQELRLPEQYHLEFIVRHNQVLRPTPGGLNPYHLGFIIWNNIEQRWNEGKTGQEYRVEKRPLPSTENDSPGRKKIFEVRESDRDASFLRRFLTPEIMRELDLFEHERRGKERVITKVSDDESYEQVRETLVKNVGMGSIPIIKIHDADFGGRRTLYLKHEHDGRDLQLEYAEKTLTHLETLWGREVLLETTVNNRPSLLKLVGQAIKVERL from the coding sequence ATTATGTCATTAAATCTACAAGACTTAGAGGACTGGGATAACAAAGTAAGAGCATTAGTGGATCGTTATGGCCTCAAGTGTTATCCGCAGGAATTTGAAATCTGCGATCATTTCGAGATGATTGGCTACATGGCCTATTCTGGGATGCCTTCTCGATACTCGCACTGGTCCTATGGGAAGACCTATGAAATTCAAAAGACGATGTATGATTATGGCGTAGGCGGATTGCCCTATGAGATGGTGATCAACTCTAGTCCTTGCATTGCCTACTTAATGCGAGACAACACTGATTTATTGCATATTTTAACAATTGCGCATGTTTATGGGCATAATGACTTTTTCGCAAATAATTTCATGTTTCGACTTGGAACGAATGCGCCGTACGTAATTGAGATGTTCAAGAATCATGCCAAGCGGGTGCGTAGCTATATTGAAGATCCTTCAATTGGAATTAACGCAGTGGAGAGGATTTTAGATTCGGCGCATGCACTTTCCTTGCAGCGCACGCGTAATCCCGGCATTAGAAAGCTTTCACATGTGGAGGCGGTGAAGCGTGAGATTGACCGTGCAAATCCACCACGTGATCAATATGCAGAGATTCACCCACAGGTTGAGAGGCAGAGTGCAAACATTGATAAGTTTCCGATCGAGCCTGAGCAGAATGTGCTTGATTTTATTGCAAAGCACAGCAGTGTTTTAAACTCCTGGGAACGTGATTTAGTTTCGATAGTAGATCAGGAAGCTGAATATTTTATTCCGCAAATTGAAACCAAGATTATGAACGAGGGCTGGGCAAGTTATTGGCACTACAAGTTGATTCAGGAATTGAGGCTACCGGAGCAGTATCATCTTGAGTTTATTGTGAGACATAATCAGGTATTACGTCCAACGCCGGGGGGATTAAACCCATATCATTTAGGTTTTATCATTTGGAACAACATTGAACAGCGTTGGAATGAGGGCAAAACTGGCCAAGAGTATCGTGTAGAGAAAAGACCATTACCGTCAACGGAGAATGATTCGCCGGGCCGGAAGAAGATTTTTGAGGTGCGTGAGAGTGACAGAGACGCGTCGTTTTTGAGGCGATTTTTAACTCCAGAGATTATGCGTGAGTTAGATCTGTTTGAGCATGAGCGTCGAGGTAAAGAGCGCGTGATTACAAAAGTGTCTGACGATGAGAGCTATGAGCAAGTTCGAGAGACATTGGTTAAAAATGTTGGCATGGGATCGATCCCGATTATAAAGATTCATGATGCTGATTTTGGTGGACGGCGCACTTTATATTTAAAACACGAGCATGATGGACGTGACTTACAGCTTGAATATGCGGAGAAGACTCTCACGCACTTGGAGACTCTTTGGGGTCGTGAGGTTTTACTTGAGACGACCGTGAATAACCGCCCATCTCTGCTCAAGCTAGTTGGACAAGCAATAAAAGTCGAGAGACTGTAG